In Haematobia irritans isolate KBUSLIRL chromosome 1, ASM5000362v1, whole genome shotgun sequence, a genomic segment contains:
- the LOC142219847 gene encoding uncharacterized protein LOC142219847, whose amino-acid sequence MGVFPHFIRCRYVSQSLDERLEFIRFNQANLRSEDYIHLRDAIHSQYWTSGGSPTILYRKPTSHARIRSRRYDLRGTPDLFITFTCNPKWTEIELFGNTRCYMYSVEWVKRGLPHARILIWLLNKLHSNEVDDIISAEVPDPVTDHHLHDIVTTQMVHGPCGALNPLSPWMADGKCTKRYPRPLVAETVTGNDGYPVYRRSSKEDNGRTIKVKDKNQDIEIGNEFIVPYCPLLSRIFETHTNVESYHSAKSIKYLCKYVTKGSDMAVFGIASENANDKVSNFQMGRYVSTNEALWRLFSFQIHERYPTVVHWAVHLENGQRVYFTKANAAQRAERPLSTTLISFFAMCEADLKDLRRRNNTFGGLIILLAGDFRQTLPVIPRGTPADELNACLKASPLWNDVKILSLTTNMKVTLQNDHNFPNNFQLLDMEKSQLMR is encoded by the exons TTCATTCGCTGTCGATATGTAAGTCAAAGTCTAGACGAACGTTTAGAGTTCATCCGATTCAATCAGGCAAATCTACGATCTGAGGACTATATACACTTGCGTGATGCTATTCATTCACAATATTGGACGTCTGGCGGTTCTCCCACCATCTTATACCGGAAGCCCACGTCACATGCACGAATACGCTCAAGACGCTATGACTTACGTGGAACTCCGGATTTATTTATTACGTTCACATGCAATCCGAAGTGGACGGAAATTGAAC TTTTTGGTAACACACGTTGTTATATGTACTCGGTGGAATGGGTGAAGCGTGGACTGCCTCATGCTCGTATACTAATTTGGTTGCTGAACAAATTACATTCAAATGAAGTGGATGACATCATATCCGCTGAAGTTCCTGATCCAGTCACTGATCACCATCTACACGACATTGTGACAACACAGATGGTGCATGGACCGTGCGGTGCATTAAATCCATTATCGCCTTGGATGGCTGATGGAAAGTGCACAAAACGATATCCGCGACCGTTAGTTGCTGAAACAGTCACAGGTAACGATGGATATCCAGTTTATCGTCGGAGTTCAAAAGAAGATAATGGCCGAACTATCAAAGTTAAAGACAAAAATCAAGATATTGAGATCGGAAATGAATTTATTGTACCATATTGCCCGCTTCTATCACGAATTTTCGAAACACATACAAACGTTGAGAGTTATCATTCGGCGAAATCAATCAAATATTTGTGCAAGTATGTCACAAAAGGCAGTGACATGGCTGTGTTTGGTATTGCGTCGGAAAATGCGAATGACAAAGTCAGTAACTTCCAAATGGGCAGATATGTCAGTACTAATGAAGCATTGTGGcgattattttcatttcaaattcatGAAAGATATCCCACAGTTGTACACTGGGCAGTGCATTTGGAAAATGGCCAAAGAGTTTACTTCACTAAAGCTAATGCGGCACAACGAGCTGAGAGACCACTATCGACAACATTGATTAGCTTCTTTGCAATGTGTGAAGCAGATCTGAAGGATCTTCGGCGACGTAACAACACCTTTGGCGGTTTGATAATATTGTTGGCAGGCGATTTCAGGCAGACGTTGCCAGTAATTCCCCGTGGAACGCCTGCAGATGAATTGAATGCTTGCCTGAAGGCATCACCTTTATGGAATGACGTAAAAATATTATCGCTAACCACTAATATGAAAGTTACCCTTCAGAATGATCAcaattttccaaacaattttcaaCTGTTGGATATGGAAAAGTCCCAGTTGATGCGATAA